A portion of the Brevundimonas pondensis genome contains these proteins:
- a CDS encoding GAF domain-containing protein, with translation MGDRVRSDHGSLIRQALDDGAGARSALAASWRRSMTLYGLDPVEHGRVETITEQQLREARQAMEPMTRAAEGVLDRLFLAVGGVGCCVLLTNAEGVPVERRGAAADDDTFHRWGLWPGAVWSEAVEGTNGIGTALAEHRAVTIHREQHFHARNTGLSCITHPIHDHLGRLAGALDVSSCRADATEAILGLISAAVSDAARAIEAQSFRQAFADARIVLAGGASERNAAALLAVDRDDLVIGATRAARLSLSITDERIAGQLLASDLLTPGGAELDLLEAERGAVRRALARSGGNVSAAARALGVSRATLHRKLHRLGLIDLH, from the coding sequence ATGGGCGATCGGGTGCGGAGCGATCATGGCAGTCTGATCCGGCAGGCGCTGGATGACGGCGCGGGTGCGCGTTCGGCTCTGGCCGCGTCGTGGCGTCGGTCGATGACCCTCTACGGCCTTGATCCCGTCGAGCATGGTCGGGTCGAAACCATCACCGAACAGCAGCTGCGCGAGGCGCGGCAGGCGATGGAGCCGATGACGCGCGCGGCCGAAGGCGTGCTGGACCGGCTGTTTCTGGCCGTCGGCGGGGTGGGGTGTTGCGTCCTGCTGACCAATGCCGAAGGCGTGCCGGTCGAGCGACGCGGTGCGGCGGCGGACGACGACACCTTCCATCGCTGGGGTCTGTGGCCCGGCGCCGTCTGGTCCGAGGCGGTCGAGGGGACCAACGGCATCGGCACGGCCCTGGCCGAGCATCGTGCGGTGACCATCCATCGCGAACAGCATTTCCACGCCCGCAACACCGGGCTGAGCTGCATCACCCACCCCATCCATGACCACCTGGGGCGGCTGGCCGGGGCGCTGGATGTCTCGTCCTGCCGGGCCGATGCGACTGAGGCGATCCTGGGGCTGATCTCGGCGGCCGTTTCGGATGCGGCCCGGGCGATCGAGGCGCAGAGCTTCCGCCAGGCCTTTGCCGATGCGCGCATCGTGCTGGCGGGCGGGGCCAGCGAGCGCAATGCGGCGGCCCTGCTGGCCGTCGATCGCGACGATCTAGTCATCGGCGCTACGCGGGCGGCGCGCCTGTCCCTGTCCATCACGGACGAGCGGATCGCTGGCCAATTGCTGGCCTCCGACCTGCTGACGCCGGGCGGGGCCGAGCTCGATCTGCTGGAAGCCGAGCGCGGGGCGGTGCGCCGGGCTCTGGCGCGCTCCGGCGGCAATGTCTCGGCGGCGGCGCGGGCGCTGGGCGTCAGCCGCGCCACCCTGCACCGCAAGCTGCACCGTCTGGGCCTGATCGACCTGCACTGA
- a CDS encoding alkaline phosphatase D family protein, with amino-acid sequence MTMNRRGLLGLFGAGAAVGATPVAAETTAVVFAHGVASGDPGTDRVILWTRVTPDAGFNGPVSVNWRVLDGEAVAASGRFETGPERDYTVKIDAAGLRPGRDYRYDFAVGETRSPVGRTRTLAAEGVTPVNLAVVSCQLYPGGLFNAYEAIAALPSLDAVVHLGDYIYEYGAEADAYGMATGAALNRLPEPRHEIVTLADYRTRHAQYKTDADLKAAHARAPFICVWDDHETANDAWLHGAENHQPESEGDFAVRKAAALKAYYEWMPIREAAPGALKEAIHRSFHFGDLASLMMVETRLTGRTEALDYSKDLTAKDGPDGEPVLDLDAFHAKLNDPSRDLMGPEQRDWLTRELSASKAAGRPWQVLGNQVVTARVAGPDVSRTMTPEQIEGLMARVPEAFREQFEQALFLFKMGLPFNLDAWDGYPAGRERLYAAFAEAGVQPIVLAGDSHAFWVNELKDASGARRAVEFGTSAVSSPSIGDAIGGFPLGAALMQANDEVVFCDQSAKGFIMLTLTEDKAEAALMQVSTIFAKPFEVGTRKRFEVSRTGLVSEAIG; translated from the coding sequence ATGACCATGAATCGTCGCGGCCTGCTGGGGCTGTTCGGGGCAGGGGCGGCCGTCGGCGCGACGCCGGTTGCGGCGGAGACGACCGCAGTCGTCTTCGCTCATGGCGTCGCTTCGGGCGATCCGGGAACGGACCGGGTGATCCTGTGGACGCGCGTGACGCCGGATGCGGGTTTCAACGGTCCGGTGTCCGTGAACTGGCGTGTGCTGGATGGTGAAGCCGTAGCGGCTTCAGGCCGGTTCGAGACGGGGCCGGAGCGCGATTACACGGTCAAGATCGACGCTGCGGGTCTGCGTCCCGGCCGCGACTATCGCTACGACTTCGCCGTCGGCGAGACCCGCTCGCCGGTCGGACGCACCCGCACCCTGGCGGCCGAGGGCGTGACGCCGGTCAATCTGGCGGTCGTGTCGTGTCAGCTCTATCCCGGCGGCCTGTTCAACGCCTATGAGGCCATCGCGGCCCTGCCGTCGCTGGACGCCGTGGTTCATCTGGGCGACTACATCTACGAATATGGGGCCGAGGCGGACGCCTACGGCATGGCGACTGGCGCGGCTCTGAACCGTCTGCCCGAGCCGCGCCATGAGATCGTGACCCTGGCCGATTATCGGACCCGTCATGCCCAGTACAAGACGGACGCGGACCTGAAGGCGGCCCACGCCCGCGCGCCCTTCATCTGCGTCTGGGACGACCATGAGACAGCCAATGACGCCTGGCTGCACGGGGCCGAGAACCACCAGCCAGAGAGCGAAGGCGACTTCGCCGTGCGCAAGGCCGCGGCGCTGAAGGCCTATTACGAGTGGATGCCGATCCGCGAGGCGGCCCCTGGCGCGCTGAAGGAGGCGATCCATCGCAGCTTCCACTTCGGCGACCTGGCCAGCCTGATGATGGTCGAGACGCGGTTGACCGGTCGTACTGAGGCCCTGGATTACAGCAAGGATCTGACGGCCAAGGACGGGCCTGACGGCGAACCCGTGCTGGACCTCGACGCCTTTCACGCCAAACTGAATGACCCGTCGCGCGACCTTATGGGGCCGGAGCAGCGCGACTGGCTGACACGCGAACTATCGGCGTCCAAGGCCGCCGGTCGTCCGTGGCAGGTGCTCGGCAACCAGGTCGTGACCGCTCGCGTGGCCGGGCCCGATGTGTCGCGCACTATGACGCCGGAACAGATCGAGGGCCTGATGGCCCGGGTGCCCGAGGCTTTCCGCGAGCAGTTCGAGCAGGCCTTGTTCCTGTTCAAGATGGGCCTGCCGTTCAACCTCGACGCATGGGACGGCTATCCTGCGGGAAGAGAGAGGCTCTACGCCGCCTTCGCCGAGGCCGGGGTCCAGCCCATCGTCCTTGCGGGCGACAGCCACGCCTTCTGGGTCAATGAATTGAAGGACGCGAGCGGCGCCCGCCGCGCGGTCGAGTTCGGAACCAGCGCCGTCTCCAGTCCCTCGATCGGCGACGCAATCGGCGGCTTCCCACTGGGCGCGGCCCTGATGCAGGCCAATGACGAGGTCGTCTTCTGCGACCAGTCGGCAAAGGGCTTTATCATGCTGACCTTGACGGAGGACAAGGCAGAGGCGGCGTTGATGCAGGTCTCGACCATCTTCGCCAAGCCGTTCGAGGTGGGAACCCGCAAGCGCTTCGAGGTCTCACGTACGGGCCTTGTGAGCGAGGCGATCGGATAA
- a CDS encoding TonB-dependent receptor: MKSVANKAGLLAGAAILGLTAGGAAQAQEHVATVDDIIVTAQLRAQDPIEVPFALTAYSGQFLENLGVQEFEQLSAFVPGFLVQNQSPNNPGFVMRGITSDSGAATAEPRVSVFQDGVSISKSRGSYVELFDLERIEVAKGPQSTLYGRGALIGAVNLVQNRARPGQFDAEMRAEVGDYGYRSAEGFVNAPVGDNAALRLATRMKTRDGSVENLLGGEDFNGIETQAFRLSGVWTPSDTLRADLIANYQTDSATGTSFKSIAYDPADPTTGAVLGGRAPWEGAALTPGAAFDGGKSLGLDRKVWGVTGLVKWTLTPSLSLNSTTAYRQFDSYETFDADGLSLPLLTAAEEAYGEQWSQELRLNWDNGGRLSGFAGAGWFREEGYQRTPTQFDERIALAQLAGLLDGSPTAVGHNTLPISAYPTVATQFLQATLTPLGAGALAAPIAGNLKSTHIEIPINSAELTSWDLFADLTFKATDRLEFAGGVRYTRDDKTTGYASSVANGRSIAGGLLAVLQGAVPPAQVPALLGGLANPNAVNLPASVLPLFGLTAQPTANNGDFVYGDHEDDGFTWRLTARYALSDDASLYANYARGRRPEVLSVSGPAAPLGAPTFNVIEAETVDSFEVGAKAALMDGRLRLDGAVFHYAYENFQTTVQEGTRFITTNAGEASAYGFEGQVFWAAAENFDLFGTYGYNHSRFEAGLYDGNRFRLSPDHMASIGAIWRLPVAGGAVEVQPSYTWQSKVFFDDNNDIPALQTQNFVADLNQDEYQDSYGLLNLRVRYAPASGNWGVEAFGDNLLDEEYIKDAGNTGDALGLPTFIAGRPASYGVAFTVRY; encoded by the coding sequence ATGAAATCCGTGGCGAACAAGGCTGGCCTGCTGGCGGGCGCGGCGATTCTGGGCCTGACGGCGGGCGGAGCCGCCCAGGCGCAGGAACATGTAGCGACAGTGGACGATATCATCGTCACCGCCCAACTTCGCGCCCAGGACCCGATCGAGGTGCCCTTCGCGCTGACGGCCTATAGCGGCCAGTTCCTGGAGAACCTGGGGGTTCAGGAGTTCGAGCAGCTGTCAGCCTTCGTGCCGGGCTTCCTGGTGCAGAACCAGTCGCCGAACAATCCGGGCTTTGTCATGCGCGGCATCACCTCTGACTCGGGCGCAGCCACGGCCGAGCCGCGCGTCTCGGTGTTCCAGGACGGCGTGTCGATCTCCAAGTCGCGCGGCTCCTATGTCGAACTGTTCGATCTGGAGCGGATCGAGGTGGCCAAGGGGCCGCAGTCGACCCTGTACGGTCGCGGCGCCCTGATCGGAGCGGTCAACCTGGTGCAGAACCGCGCCCGACCGGGCCAGTTCGACGCCGAAATGCGGGCCGAGGTCGGGGACTACGGCTATCGCTCGGCCGAGGGCTTCGTGAACGCTCCGGTGGGCGATAACGCCGCCCTGCGTCTGGCCACGCGGATGAAGACACGCGACGGCTCGGTCGAGAATTTGCTGGGCGGCGAGGACTTCAATGGTATCGAGACCCAGGCCTTCCGTCTTTCCGGCGTCTGGACGCCGAGCGACACCCTGCGCGCCGACTTGATCGCCAACTATCAGACCGACTCCGCCACCGGCACCTCGTTCAAGTCCATCGCCTATGATCCGGCCGACCCGACGACGGGTGCGGTGCTGGGCGGTCGCGCGCCCTGGGAAGGCGCGGCCCTGACGCCGGGCGCTGCCTTCGACGGCGGCAAGAGCTTGGGCCTGGACCGCAAGGTCTGGGGCGTGACGGGGCTGGTGAAATGGACCCTGACGCCGTCGCTGTCGCTGAACTCGACCACGGCCTATCGCCAGTTCGACTCCTACGAAACCTTTGACGCCGACGGTCTGTCGCTGCCGCTGCTGACGGCGGCGGAAGAGGCCTATGGCGAGCAGTGGAGCCAGGAGCTTCGCCTGAACTGGGACAACGGCGGGCGCCTGTCTGGCTTCGCCGGCGCCGGCTGGTTCCGCGAGGAAGGCTATCAGCGCACGCCGACCCAGTTCGACGAGCGCATCGCTCTGGCCCAACTGGCCGGACTGCTGGACGGCTCGCCCACGGCGGTCGGCCACAACACCCTGCCCATCTCGGCCTATCCGACCGTGGCGACCCAGTTCCTGCAGGCGACGCTGACGCCGCTGGGAGCGGGGGCTCTGGCCGCGCCGATCGCGGGCAACCTGAAGTCGACCCATATCGAGATCCCGATCAACAGCGCCGAACTGACCTCCTGGGATCTGTTCGCCGATCTGACCTTCAAGGCCACGGATCGCCTCGAGTTCGCGGGCGGGGTCCGCTACACGCGCGACGACAAGACCACGGGCTACGCCAGTTCGGTCGCCAACGGCCGTTCCATCGCGGGCGGGCTGCTGGCGGTGCTGCAGGGCGCCGTGCCGCCAGCCCAGGTGCCGGCGCTGCTGGGCGGCCTGGCCAATCCGAACGCGGTCAACCTGCCGGCCTCGGTCCTGCCGCTGTTCGGCCTGACGGCGCAGCCGACCGCCAACAACGGAGACTTCGTCTATGGCGACCATGAAGACGACGGCTTCACATGGCGTCTGACGGCCCGTTACGCCCTGTCTGACGACGCCAGCCTCTACGCCAACTATGCGCGGGGCCGCAGACCCGAGGTTCTGAGCGTCAGCGGTCCGGCCGCGCCGCTCGGCGCCCCGACCTTCAACGTGATCGAGGCCGAGACGGTCGACAGCTTCGAGGTGGGCGCCAAGGCGGCGCTGATGGACGGTCGCCTGCGTCTGGACGGCGCGGTCTTCCACTACGCCTACGAGAACTTCCAGACCACGGTTCAGGAAGGCACACGCTTCATCACCACCAATGCTGGCGAGGCCAGCGCCTATGGCTTCGAGGGGCAGGTCTTCTGGGCCGCCGCCGAGAACTTCGACCTGTTCGGCACCTACGGCTACAACCACTCGCGCTTCGAGGCGGGTCTGTATGACGGCAATCGCTTCCGCCTGTCGCCGGATCACATGGCCTCGATCGGCGCGATTTGGCGTCTGCCGGTCGCGGGCGGCGCGGTCGAGGTCCAGCCTAGCTACACTTGGCAGTCCAAGGTCTTCTTTGACGACAATAACGACATCCCGGCCCTGCAGACCCAGAACTTCGTCGCGGACCTGAACCAGGACGAATACCAGGACAGCTATGGTCTGCTGAACCTGCGGGTTCGCTACGCCCCGGCCTCGGGGAACTGGGGCGTCGAGGCCTTCGGCGACAACCTGCTGGACGAGGAATACATCAAGGACGCGGGCAATACGGGCGATGCGCTCGGCCTGCCGACCTTTATCGCCGGACGCCCCGCCAGCTACGGCGTGGCCTTCACCGTCCGCTACTGA
- a CDS encoding efflux RND transporter periplasmic adaptor subunit, with translation MAHFFERLGSRSGRRLLFAGLTVIVIGLFALGLTRKGGADAGPATEQSMVVARAPFVLFSNFAGRIVPGERFDVTAPFDARVERLRVAYGDRVEAGQPLIELNFGDARRGRAQAEIALLRAESDSERMRNWEQGPEVSRAERAVEAAEADLSDTQSKLDETRSLLDRGLVPRSEHDALMQQRRQRQAALVAARDDLKRAIARGQNGERRIALLQREMAHDQYVETTGVSGGIIRAAGTGVLVRPDEGGAAEQRALHAGARVAEGQLLGVIASTTGLDVIFKLDEADLALVKAGQKAMVSGPGFGGSVLAGMVSSIGGEAETAAGGGKATFEARIRLDPLSEPAAREVRIGMTANIVIMTYENRDAITVPPQAVLGGAPQAHVLVRARSGSASERRAVTIGKVGPSAVEILSGLRAGETVVWAVAPPQAP, from the coding sequence ATGGCGCATTTCTTTGAACGACTAGGATCTAGATCCGGAAGACGACTTCTATTCGCCGGATTGACGGTGATTGTGATCGGCTTGTTCGCGTTGGGTTTGACGCGCAAGGGTGGAGCGGATGCCGGGCCCGCGACCGAGCAGAGTATGGTGGTTGCTCGCGCGCCATTTGTCCTTTTTTCCAACTTCGCCGGTCGTATTGTTCCGGGCGAAAGGTTCGACGTAACCGCTCCCTTTGACGCGAGGGTTGAAAGACTACGCGTCGCCTACGGGGATCGTGTGGAAGCGGGACAGCCCCTGATCGAACTGAACTTCGGCGACGCGAGACGGGGTCGTGCGCAAGCTGAGATCGCTCTGCTCAGGGCTGAATCCGACTCAGAAAGAATGAGGAATTGGGAACAGGGACCGGAAGTGTCACGCGCGGAGCGCGCCGTGGAGGCCGCAGAGGCGGACCTGAGCGACACGCAGTCCAAGTTGGACGAAACCCGGTCTCTTCTTGACAGAGGCTTGGTGCCCCGGAGTGAGCATGACGCCCTGATGCAGCAACGAAGACAGCGACAGGCCGCACTTGTGGCGGCGCGTGACGACCTGAAGCGGGCGATAGCCCGAGGCCAGAACGGAGAAAGGCGGATCGCCTTGCTGCAACGCGAGATGGCTCATGACCAGTATGTCGAAACGACGGGGGTTTCGGGCGGCATCATACGGGCGGCCGGGACGGGTGTGCTGGTTCGTCCGGACGAAGGTGGAGCGGCTGAGCAGCGTGCGCTCCACGCCGGCGCTCGCGTGGCGGAAGGGCAGCTATTGGGGGTGATCGCCAGTACGACCGGGCTGGACGTGATCTTCAAGCTGGACGAGGCTGACCTGGCCCTGGTGAAGGCAGGGCAAAAAGCCATGGTGAGCGGCCCGGGGTTTGGAGGCAGCGTCCTGGCCGGAATGGTCAGCAGTATTGGCGGTGAGGCGGAAACTGCAGCCGGCGGTGGCAAGGCCACGTTCGAGGCGCGCATACGGCTGGACCCTCTGTCAGAACCTGCAGCACGTGAGGTGAGGATCGGCATGACGGCGAACATCGTTATCATGACCTATGAGAACCGAGACGCGATAACTGTGCCGCCTCAGGCAGTCCTGGGAGGAGCCCCACAGGCACATGTCTTGGTGCGAGCCAGATCGGGTTCTGCGTCCGAGCGCCGGGCGGTGACGATCGGCAAGGTGGGGCCGTCGGCCGTGGAGATACTGTCAGGACTCCGTGCGGGTGAGACCGTGGTCTGGGCTGTGGCTCCGCCTCAGGCCCCGTAG
- a CDS encoding TolC family protein gives MSLGVSLEEAVALGLRQNRTIRAAYLQRAVERFDLHVAERAFVPVGNVATEVVRRRDGNGDIDVEMSVSPSGRWRSPLGASASFVWDRRETIDGGTGGARENLSIQLRQPLLKGAGWDVNMAPVRIARLQEDINRLRLKATVSDTVTAVVFAYRSLIQAQEQVRLAELSLERTRALLATNRMLVEAGRMAAADIVQTESGVANQEVALLDAQRRRATAQVALMRLLALDPRTNVVATDDVAAQRVDVDLELAIDLALQARADILAQRKSIEQMRQASIVTRNSRLWDISIVGSLNRLGGDWGPGVLDGRTEHAIGLRLDIPIGDYSPRRADLAATTSLRTAELYYEDLTAAAEAQIRDAVQTADSAWRQLEAARRARDLAEQALSLQQEKLRVGRASNFEVLSFQSDLRAADIQELSARIAYLNTLTALDQQIGSTLETWRISLND, from the coding sequence ATGTCCCTGGGGGTGAGCCTGGAAGAGGCGGTGGCTCTAGGTTTGCGACAGAACCGCACGATCCGCGCGGCCTATCTGCAACGCGCTGTTGAACGCTTCGATCTTCACGTCGCTGAACGCGCTTTCGTGCCTGTAGGCAACGTTGCGACAGAGGTAGTGCGTCGTCGTGATGGCAACGGCGACATTGACGTCGAAATGTCTGTTTCGCCCAGCGGACGCTGGCGGTCCCCGCTAGGCGCATCGGCGAGTTTCGTCTGGGATCGTCGCGAAACCATTGACGGTGGAACTGGCGGCGCAAGGGAAAATCTCTCGATCCAATTGCGTCAGCCCTTGCTCAAGGGCGCTGGTTGGGACGTGAACATGGCGCCAGTGCGCATTGCGCGTCTGCAGGAAGACATCAATCGGCTGCGGCTCAAGGCGACCGTTTCCGACACGGTGACGGCGGTCGTGTTTGCTTACCGCTCCTTGATCCAGGCACAGGAACAGGTGCGCCTGGCTGAATTGTCGCTTGAAAGAACTCGTGCCTTGTTGGCCACGAACAGGATGCTGGTGGAGGCTGGTCGCATGGCGGCGGCTGACATAGTGCAGACGGAGTCGGGAGTGGCGAACCAGGAAGTCGCGCTGCTGGACGCGCAACGTCGCCGGGCGACGGCTCAGGTAGCCTTGATGCGCTTGCTGGCCCTGGACCCGCGAACCAATGTTGTGGCGACGGATGATGTTGCGGCGCAACGGGTGGATGTCGATCTGGAACTCGCCATCGATCTGGCCTTGCAGGCCCGCGCCGACATCCTGGCGCAGCGCAAGTCAATCGAGCAGATGAGGCAGGCATCGATTGTGACGCGCAACAGTCGCCTGTGGGATATTTCAATCGTAGGGTCGCTCAATCGTCTGGGAGGCGATTGGGGGCCGGGCGTGCTGGATGGGCGTACGGAACACGCCATCGGTCTGCGGCTGGATATTCCTATCGGTGACTATTCCCCCCGCAGGGCTGACCTTGCCGCGACCACGAGCTTGCGAACCGCCGAACTCTACTACGAAGACCTGACGGCGGCTGCCGAAGCCCAGATTCGTGACGCCGTGCAAACGGCGGATAGCGCCTGGCGCCAGCTGGAGGCCGCGCGACGAGCTCGTGACCTGGCTGAACAGGCCTTGTCTTTGCAGCAAGAGAAGTTGCGCGTGGGGCGCGCCTCGAACTTTGAAGTCCTGTCGTTTCAATCCGATCTGCGTGCGGCAGACATTCAGGAGTTGTCGGCGCGGATCGCCTATTTGAACACCTTGACAGCGCTGGATCAGCAGATCGGGAGCACGCTTGAGACATGGCGCATTTCTTTGAACGACTAG
- a CDS encoding ABC transporter permease yields MRLSDLFAEAARNLSGQGVRSLLALLGVVIGSAAIVALLNLGHMAQEETLKRFRQTGVDMLQLQAQPAGPALLGLDLEQLELAGAAEPGVLQITPLATTRTLVRFGASHVEAMVAATPPAMAKVAGLHVVRGRLLGDIDDCGSAVLVGEQLANQLSTPGQAMAPGALIMVGGYGFTVVGVLGPTPMEALSPVDYNQAVVMPLACSRRVMAGPDATAALVRLRLDADPEKVGQSLVARLTRPGLGVQARDARAMIRAMKTQAAVHSRLLTAIGGISLLVGGIGVMNVMLMTVMERRREIGLRSAMGATPMDIRLMFLIEGMVLSLGGGLLGALLGLAATAVVAKASGWEFVVALWILPLGPGMAAVVGLIFGLYPAIAASRIQPIEALRAD; encoded by the coding sequence GTGAGGCTTTCCGATCTGTTTGCCGAAGCGGCGAGAAACCTGAGCGGGCAGGGGGTGCGCTCCCTCCTGGCGCTGTTGGGCGTGGTAATCGGATCAGCAGCCATCGTCGCCCTTCTGAACCTGGGTCATATGGCGCAGGAGGAGACTCTGAAGCGCTTTCGGCAAACCGGCGTCGACATGCTGCAGTTGCAAGCGCAGCCGGCAGGGCCGGCGTTGTTGGGGCTGGATCTTGAGCAACTGGAGCTTGCAGGCGCCGCTGAACCAGGCGTGCTGCAGATCACTCCCCTGGCCACGACGCGAACATTGGTGCGTTTCGGGGCAAGTCATGTCGAGGCCATGGTCGCGGCAACGCCGCCGGCAATGGCGAAGGTCGCCGGTTTGCATGTGGTCCGCGGGCGTTTGCTCGGGGACATCGACGACTGCGGCTCGGCCGTACTGGTCGGAGAGCAACTGGCGAACCAGTTGTCGACGCCTGGTCAGGCGATGGCGCCAGGCGCCCTTATCATGGTGGGCGGGTACGGGTTTACCGTCGTGGGGGTGCTTGGGCCGACACCGATGGAGGCTCTGAGTCCCGTTGACTATAATCAGGCTGTCGTCATGCCGTTGGCCTGCTCCAGACGCGTGATGGCCGGACCGGATGCGACAGCCGCCTTGGTCCGACTGCGGCTGGATGCTGATCCCGAAAAGGTGGGCCAAAGCCTCGTCGCGCGATTGACCCGTCCCGGTCTCGGGGTTCAGGCGCGCGACGCGCGCGCCATGATCCGGGCCATGAAGACGCAGGCCGCCGTACATTCGCGCCTTCTGACGGCGATCGGAGGGATTTCGCTGCTTGTGGGCGGCATAGGCGTGATGAACGTCATGCTGATGACCGTCATGGAGCGGCGCCGTGAGATCGGACTGCGCTCGGCTATGGGCGCGACGCCGATGGACATTCGTCTGATGTTCCTGATCGAAGGCATGGTGCTGTCACTGGGGGGCGGGCTTCTCGGCGCCCTGTTAGGCCTGGCGGCGACCGCTGTCGTCGCGAAGGCTTCCGGCTGGGAGTTCGTCGTGGCCTTGTGGATCCTGCCGCTGGGGCCAGGCATGGCCGCCGTCGTGGGCCTGATTTTCGGATTGTACCCGGCGATCGCGGCATCGCGTATTCAACCGATTGAGGCGCTACGTGCGGATTAG
- a CDS encoding ABC transporter ATP-binding protein has translation MTLCGVSKAYGAGSSRTPVLHEVSLNIPTGSFAAIVGPSGSGKSTLLNLIGLLDRPDGGEVHLGGQHVAFRDSTEAAHLRGRLIGFVFQSFQLLPRLTAWENVALPMLHAGVPRIERRRRALDLLASVGLAGRVEHRPPELSGGQCQRVAVARALACDPGLILADEPTGSLDTASGGAVMELLRDLNRRQGTTVIMVTHDMSLAETCDVMIEIRDGRVVPQDEASA, from the coding sequence GTGACTTTGTGCGGAGTTTCGAAAGCTTATGGCGCAGGTTCGTCCCGAACGCCGGTTCTTCATGAGGTGTCGCTGAATATCCCGACCGGGAGTTTTGCCGCGATCGTTGGTCCGTCAGGATCCGGAAAAAGCACCTTGCTGAACCTCATCGGTCTTCTGGACAGGCCCGATGGAGGGGAGGTGCATCTGGGTGGCCAACACGTGGCTTTTCGGGATTCAACGGAGGCGGCGCATCTACGTGGCCGTTTGATCGGGTTTGTCTTTCAGTCCTTTCAGCTGCTTCCGCGCCTGACTGCATGGGAGAATGTCGCCTTGCCGATGCTGCACGCGGGCGTGCCTCGCATCGAGCGACGCAGACGTGCGCTGGACTTGCTGGCGAGCGTAGGTCTTGCCGGGCGCGTCGAGCATCGCCCGCCTGAATTATCCGGGGGGCAATGCCAGCGCGTGGCGGTGGCGCGGGCGTTGGCTTGCGATCCCGGTTTGATATTGGCGGATGAGCCTACGGGGAGCCTCGATACAGCTTCAGGGGGCGCTGTCATGGAGCTCTTGCGCGATCTGAATCGCCGCCAGGGCACGACCGTGATCATGGTCACGCACGACATGTCGCTCGCGGAGACTTGTGACGTCATGATCGAGATTCGTGATGGACGCGTCGTGCCCCAGGACGAGGCGAGCGCGTGA
- a CDS encoding protein activator of alkane oxidation PraB, with protein sequence MLKSASILSAAVLAVAGLAGPAAAQSISPAGASFTLSGNLTLQQSTTVKCNVSLSGVVASDGKSARITSGSFSPGPDWQCGFLVNPSGFDWVITPNGGSSITITGIGASSILGSCNGTITTNWTNGTPSSVSFAGSVIPGSPNNCTITGILNSSPSLTVS encoded by the coding sequence ATGTTGAAGAGTGCTTCTATTCTGTCCGCCGCCGTTCTGGCCGTCGCTGGCCTGGCCGGTCCCGCCGCGGCTCAGTCGATCAGCCCGGCTGGTGCGTCGTTCACGCTGAGCGGCAATCTGACGCTCCAGCAGTCGACCACCGTGAAATGCAATGTTTCGCTGTCCGGCGTCGTGGCGTCGGACGGCAAGTCGGCCCGGATCACCTCGGGCAGCTTCAGCCCGGGTCCGGACTGGCAGTGCGGCTTCCTGGTGAACCCCTCGGGCTTCGACTGGGTCATCACTCCCAACGGCGGATCGTCGATCACCATTACCGGCATCGGCGCCAGCTCGATCCTGGGTAGCTGCAACGGCACCATCACCACCAACTGGACCAATGGCACGCCGAGCAGCGTCAGCTTTGCCGGGTCGGTGATCCCCGGTTCGCCGAACAACTGCACGATTACCGGAATCCTGAACAGTTCGCCGTCGTTGACGGTGTCCTGA